One genomic segment of Sander lucioperca isolate FBNREF2018 chromosome 10, SLUC_FBN_1.2, whole genome shotgun sequence includes these proteins:
- the plekhf2 gene encoding pleckstrin homology domain-containing family F member 2: MVDRLANSEANSKRIGVVEGCFGAAGQPLAIPGRVLIGEGVLTKLCRKKPKARQFFLFNDILVYGNIVIQKKKYNKQHIIPLESVTIDTVPDEGDLHNGWLIKTPTKSFAVYAATATEKSEWMNHIGKCVGDLLQKSGKAPTGEHAAVWVPDSEATVCMRCQKVKFTPVSRRHHCRKCGYVVCGPCSEKKHLLPSQSSKPVRVCEYCYVQLTSGGLAQRSDSISRLGSKFNNLSDDDDDDDSSD; the protein is encoded by the coding sequence ATGGTGGACCGGCTTGCGAACAGCGAGGCCAACTCCAAGCGGATCGGCGTGGTGGAGGGCTGCTTCGGCGCGGCGGGCCAGCCGCTCGCCATCCCCGGCCGCGTGCTGATTGGCGAGGGCGTCCTCACCAAACTCTGCCGCAAGAAGCCCAAGGCGCGGCAGTTCTTCCTCTTCAACGACATCCTGGTCTACGGCAACATCGTCATCCAGAAGAAGAAGTACAACAAGCAGCACATCATCCCGCTGGAGAGCGTCACCATCGACACGGTGCCGGACGAGGGCGACCTGCACAACGGCTGGCTCATCAAGACGCCCACCAAGTCCTTCGCCGTGTACGCCGCCACCGCCACCGAGAAGTCCGAGTGGATGAACCACATCGGGAAGTGCGTGGGCGACCTGCTGCAGAAGAGCGGCAAGGCCCCGACGGGCGAGCACGCCGCCGTGTGGGTGCCCGACTCGGAGGCGACGGTGTGCATGCGCTGCCAGAAGGTGAAGTTCACGCCAGTCAGCCGCCGCCACCACTGCAGGAAGTGCGGCTACGTGGTGTGCGGGCCGTGCTCGGAGAAGAAGCACCTGCTGCCCAGCCAGTCGTCCAAACCGGTCCGCGTCTGCGAGTACTGCTACGTGCAGCTGACGTCGGGCGGCCTGGCACAGCGCTCGGACTCCATCAGCCGGCTCGGGTCAAAGTTCAACAACCTGTcggacgacgacgacgacgacgacagcAGCGACTGA